The following coding sequences are from one Streptomyces sp. NBC_01294 window:
- the uvrA gene encoding excinuclease ABC subunit UvrA — MRTGVTDRLIVRGAREHNLKNVSLDLPRDSLIVFTGLSGSGKSSLAFDTIFAEGQRRYVESLSSYARQFLGQMDKPDVDFIEGLSPAVSIDQKSTSRNPRSTVGTITEVYDYLRLLFARIGKPHCPECRRPISRQSPQAIVDKVLALPEGSRFQVLSPLVRERKGEFVDLFSDLQTKGYSRARVDGETIQLSEPPTLKKQEKHTIEVVIDRLTVKDSAKRRLTDSVETALGLSGGMVILDFVDLAEDDPERERMYSEHLYCPYDDLSFEELEPRSFSFNSPFGACPECTGIGTRMEVDPDLIVPDEEKSLDEGAVSPWSLGHTKDYFQRLIGALAGELGFRTDIPWAGLPVRAKKALLHGHKTQIEVRYRNRYGRERAYTTAFEGAVPFVKRRHAESESDASRERFEGYMREVPCPTCQGTRLKPIVLAVTVMEKSIAEVAAMSISECADFLGRMRLDARDKKIAERVLKEVNERLRFLVDVGLDYLSLNRAAGTLSGGEAQRIRLATQIGSGLVGVLYVLDEPSIGLHQRDNHRLIETLVRLRDMGNTLIVVEHDEDTIKVADWVVDIGPGAGEHGGKVVHSGSLKDLLNNPESVTGQYLSGKKSIALPDVRRPVNGERRLTVHGAKENNLRDIDVSFPLGVLTAVTGVSGSGKSTLVNDILYTHLARELNGARSVPGRHTRVEGDELVDKVVHVDQSPIGRTPRSNPATYTGVFDHVRRLFAETMEAKVRGYLPGRFSFNVKGGRCENCSGDGTIKIEMNFLPDVYVPCEVCHGARYNRETLEVHYKGKSIAEVLNMPIEEALGFFEAVPTIARHLKTLNEVGLGYVRLGQSAPTLSGGEAQRVKLASELQKRSTGRTVYVLDEPTTGLHFEDISKLIKVLSGLVDKGNSVIVIEHNLDVIKTADWVIDMGPEGGYGGGLVVAEGTPEQVASVGASHTGKFLRDILGADRVSDGTPAARTPAKKAGAAKKAAAAAPAKKAAAAAKKAAAPAKKATRARKA; from the coding sequence GTGCGGACCGGCGTGACCGACCGTCTCATCGTTCGTGGCGCTCGCGAGCACAACCTCAAGAATGTCTCGCTCGACCTGCCCCGCGATTCGCTCATCGTCTTCACCGGACTCTCCGGGTCGGGCAAGTCCTCCCTGGCCTTCGACACGATCTTCGCCGAGGGCCAGCGCCGCTACGTCGAGTCGCTCTCGTCGTACGCCCGCCAGTTCCTCGGGCAGATGGACAAGCCCGACGTCGACTTCATCGAGGGCCTTTCCCCGGCCGTCTCGATCGACCAGAAGTCGACCTCGCGCAACCCGCGCTCGACCGTGGGCACCATCACCGAGGTCTACGACTACCTCCGCCTCCTCTTCGCCCGCATCGGCAAGCCGCACTGCCCCGAGTGCCGCCGCCCCATCTCGCGCCAGTCGCCGCAGGCGATCGTCGACAAGGTGCTCGCGCTCCCCGAGGGCAGCCGCTTCCAGGTGCTCTCGCCGCTGGTGCGCGAGCGCAAGGGCGAGTTCGTCGACCTCTTCTCCGACCTCCAGACCAAGGGCTACAGCCGGGCGCGGGTGGACGGGGAGACCATCCAGCTCTCCGAGCCGCCCACGCTGAAGAAGCAGGAGAAGCACACCATCGAGGTGGTCATCGACCGCCTCACCGTCAAGGACAGCGCCAAGCGCCGGCTCACCGACTCCGTGGAGACGGCCCTCGGCCTCTCCGGCGGCATGGTGATCCTGGACTTCGTCGACCTCGCCGAGGACGACCCCGAGCGTGAGCGGATGTACTCCGAGCACCTCTACTGCCCCTATGACGACCTCTCCTTCGAGGAGCTGGAGCCGCGCTCCTTCTCCTTCAACTCGCCCTTCGGCGCCTGCCCCGAGTGCACCGGCATCGGCACGCGCATGGAGGTCGACCCCGACCTGATCGTCCCGGACGAGGAGAAGTCCCTCGACGAGGGCGCCGTCTCGCCGTGGTCGCTCGGCCACACCAAGGACTACTTCCAGCGGCTGATCGGCGCGCTCGCCGGGGAACTCGGCTTCCGGACCGACATCCCGTGGGCCGGGCTGCCGGTGCGCGCGAAGAAGGCCCTGCTCCACGGGCACAAGACGCAGATCGAGGTCCGCTACCGCAACCGGTACGGGCGGGAGCGGGCGTACACGACGGCCTTCGAGGGCGCCGTGCCGTTCGTCAAGCGGCGGCACGCGGAGTCGGAGAGCGACGCCAGCCGCGAGCGCTTCGAGGGCTACATGCGCGAAGTGCCCTGCCCGACCTGTCAGGGCACGCGGCTCAAGCCGATCGTGCTCGCCGTGACGGTGATGGAGAAGTCCATCGCCGAGGTCGCCGCCATGTCGATCAGCGAGTGCGCGGACTTCCTTGGGCGGATGCGCCTCGACGCCCGCGACAAGAAGATCGCCGAGCGGGTCCTCAAGGAGGTCAACGAGCGGCTCCGCTTCCTCGTGGACGTCGGCCTCGACTACCTCTCGCTCAACCGCGCCGCCGGCACCCTGTCGGGCGGCGAGGCCCAGCGCATCCGGCTCGCCACGCAGATCGGCTCCGGCCTGGTCGGCGTGCTGTACGTGCTGGACGAGCCCTCCATCGGCCTGCACCAGCGCGACAACCACCGGCTGATCGAGACGCTGGTGCGGCTGCGGGACATGGGCAACACGCTCATCGTCGTCGAGCACGACGAGGACACCATCAAGGTCGCCGACTGGGTCGTGGACATCGGCCCGGGCGCGGGCGAGCACGGCGGCAAGGTGGTGCACAGCGGTTCGCTGAAGGACCTGCTGAACAACCCCGAGTCGGTGACCGGGCAGTACCTGTCCGGCAAGAAGTCCATCGCGCTGCCGGACGTCCGCCGGCCCGTGAACGGGGAGCGCAGGCTCACCGTCCACGGCGCCAAGGAGAACAACCTGCGGGACATCGACGTGTCCTTCCCGCTGGGCGTGCTCACGGCCGTGACCGGTGTGTCGGGCTCGGGCAAGTCGACGCTGGTCAACGACATCCTCTACACGCACCTGGCGCGCGAGCTGAACGGCGCCCGCTCGGTGCCGGGGCGGCACACGCGGGTGGAGGGGGACGAGCTCGTCGACAAGGTCGTGCACGTCGACCAGTCGCCGATCGGCCGGACCCCCCGGTCCAACCCGGCGACGTACACCGGCGTCTTCGACCACGTCCGCAGGCTCTTCGCGGAGACGATGGAGGCGAAGGTGCGCGGCTACCTGCCGGGCCGCTTCTCCTTCAACGTGAAGGGCGGCCGGTGCGAGAACTGCTCCGGCGACGGCACGATCAAGATCGAGATGAACTTCCTGCCGGACGTCTACGTCCCGTGCGAGGTGTGCCACGGCGCCCGGTACAACCGGGAGACGCTGGAGGTCCACTACAAGGGCAAGTCCATCGCGGAAGTCCTGAACATGCCGATCGAGGAGGCGCTGGGCTTCTTCGAGGCGGTGCCGACGATCGCGCGCCACCTGAAGACGCTGAACGAGGTCGGGCTGGGCTACGTCCGCCTCGGGCAGTCCGCGCCGACCCTGTCGGGCGGTGAGGCGCAGCGCGTGAAGCTCGCCTCCGAGCTCCAGAAGCGGTCGACGGGCCGGACGGTGTACGTGCTGGACGAGCCGACGACGGGTCTGCACTTCGAGGACATCTCGAAGCTGATCAAGGTGCTGTCGGGGCTGGTGGACAAGGGGAACTCGGTGATCGTCATCGAGCACAACCTCGACGTCATCAAGACCGCGGACTGGGTCATCGACATGGGCCCCGAGGGTGGTTACGGCGGCGGCCTGGTGGTGGCCGAGGGCACGCCCGAGCAGGTCGCGTCGGTGGGCGCGAGCCACACGGGCAAGTTCCTGCGGGACATCCTGGGCGCGGACCGTGTCTCCGACGGGACGCCGGCGGCGCGGACGCCGGCCAAGAAGGCGGGCGCGGCGAAGAAGGCCGCCGCTGCGGCTCCGGCGAAGAAGGCCGCGGCCGCTGCGAAGAAGGCTGCCGCACCGGCGAAGAAGGCGACGCGGGCCCGCAAGGCGTGA
- a CDS encoding NAD(P)-dependent oxidoreductase: MKITVFGATGGVGREVVRQALDAGHEVTAVVRNPARLDVPAHDRLQVAVIADLTDVDALVPVLAGRSAVISALGAAGNKQAKAAPVTGPAVRAILAAMDRAGVSRLSAVSAAPVGPLPDGESLVTRAVVYPLLRRFLRDLYADLAVMEAEMGASGAQWTVIRPPMLRNKPRTGTYRRAIDANVRGGHAIPRADVADALLTTLTDPAYTGRAVGVAS, translated from the coding sequence ATGAAGATCACGGTGTTCGGAGCCACGGGCGGCGTCGGCCGCGAAGTCGTGCGGCAGGCACTCGACGCGGGGCACGAGGTGACCGCGGTGGTACGGAACCCGGCGCGGCTGGACGTCCCGGCCCACGACCGCCTGCAGGTGGCCGTCATCGCCGACCTGACGGACGTGGACGCGCTCGTCCCCGTCCTGGCGGGCCGGTCGGCGGTGATCTCCGCCCTCGGCGCGGCCGGCAACAAGCAGGCCAAGGCGGCTCCGGTCACGGGCCCGGCGGTACGGGCCATCCTCGCGGCGATGGACCGGGCGGGCGTGTCCCGCCTCTCGGCGGTCAGCGCGGCCCCGGTCGGCCCGTTGCCGGACGGCGAGAGCCTGGTCACCCGCGCGGTGGTCTACCCGCTGCTGCGCAGGTTCCTGCGCGACCTCTACGCGGACCTCGCGGTCATGGAGGCGGAGATGGGCGCGAGCGGGGCCCAGTGGACGGTCATCCGCCCGCCGATGCTCCGCAACAAGCCCCGCACCGGCACCTACCGCCGCGCGATCGACGCCAATGTCCGCGGCGGCCACGCCATCCCCCGCGCGGACGTCGCGGACGCCCTCCTGACCACCCTGACCGACCCGGCCTACACCGGCCGCGCGGTGGGGGTGGCCTCCTAA
- a CDS encoding TetR/AcrR family transcriptional regulator: MLTSKSSRPTPERLLDAAEKLMRTSGLANATTKAIAREAGCSEAALYKHFANKEELFVRVLMERTPNAGPLMAALQAEPGELGVEEGLAAVALHASLFYADAMPMAASLFAEPALLTRHREGVQEIGAGPHLVLDALAGRLRRERDAGRLRPDADPRAAAALLLGACFQRAFFLHFSGAQVVQPVEEFAPAVARTVWAALR; the protein is encoded by the coding sequence ATGCTCACCTCGAAGTCAAGCCGCCCCACCCCGGAGCGTCTGCTCGACGCCGCCGAGAAGCTGATGCGCACCAGCGGCCTGGCCAACGCCACCACCAAGGCCATCGCCCGCGAGGCCGGCTGCTCGGAGGCGGCGCTCTACAAGCACTTCGCGAACAAGGAGGAGCTGTTCGTCCGCGTGCTGATGGAGCGCACCCCCAACGCGGGCCCGCTCATGGCGGCCCTGCAGGCCGAACCGGGGGAGCTGGGGGTCGAGGAGGGGCTCGCCGCCGTCGCCCTGCACGCCTCGCTCTTCTACGCCGACGCCATGCCCATGGCCGCCTCGCTCTTTGCCGAGCCCGCCCTGCTCACCCGCCACCGCGAGGGTGTCCAGGAGATCGGGGCCGGCCCGCATCTGGTCCTCGACGCGCTCGCCGGGCGGCTGCGGCGCGAGCGCGACGCCGGCCGGCTGCGGCCCGACGCCGATCCGCGGGCCGCCGCGGCCCTGCTGCTCGGCGCCTGCTTCCAGCGGGCCTTCTTCCTGCACTTCTCCGGCGCCCAAGTGGTCCAGCCGGTCGAGGAGTTCGCCCCGGCCGTGGCCCGGACCGTCTGGGCCGCGCTGCGCTGA
- a CDS encoding carbohydrate kinase family protein, whose translation MIVVGGEALIDLVPVDRPPGALLPRPGGGPYNTALALGRLGAQVAFCSRVSADGFGESLLAGLRAAGVDVSMVQRGPEPTTLAVPSLAPDGSASYGFYVEGTADRLFTLPPALPDGVRALALGTCSLVLEPGASAYEALLRRESRRGLLTLLDPNIRPALIADPAAYRARFLDRLLPHTSILKLSEEDAAWLGGRVSDWLAAGPSAVVLTRGAAGLTVWTREGAEYSAAARPVVVADTIGAGDTVNAALLHRLADGPDGPGGPVDWPDVLAYAARAAALTCTRAGAEPPYAAEL comes from the coding sequence GTGATCGTCGTCGGCGGAGAAGCCCTCATCGACCTGGTGCCCGTGGACCGGCCGCCCGGCGCCCTGCTGCCCCGGCCGGGCGGAGGACCGTACAACACCGCGCTCGCCCTCGGGCGGCTCGGCGCGCAGGTGGCCTTCTGCTCCCGGGTGTCGGCGGACGGCTTCGGGGAGAGCCTGCTGGCCGGGCTGCGGGCGGCCGGGGTGGACGTGTCCATGGTCCAGCGCGGACCGGAGCCGACCACCCTCGCCGTGCCCTCGCTGGCCCCGGACGGCTCGGCCTCGTACGGCTTCTACGTCGAGGGCACGGCGGACCGGCTGTTCACCCTGCCGCCCGCCCTCCCGGACGGCGTACGGGCCCTCGCGCTCGGCACCTGCTCCCTGGTCCTGGAACCGGGCGCGAGCGCGTACGAGGCCCTGCTGCGCCGGGAGTCACGGCGCGGGCTGCTGACCCTCCTGGACCCCAACATCCGGCCGGCGCTGATCGCGGACCCGGCGGCGTACCGCGCGCGCTTCCTGGACCGGCTGCTGCCGCACACGAGCATCCTCAAGCTGTCTGAGGAGGACGCGGCCTGGCTGGGCGGCCGGGTCTCCGACTGGCTGGCGGCCGGGCCGTCGGCGGTGGTGCTGACCCGGGGCGCGGCGGGCCTGACGGTCTGGACGCGGGAGGGCGCGGAGTACTCGGCGGCGGCCCGCCCGGTCGTGGTGGCCGACACGATCGGGGCGGGCGACACCGTCAACGCCGCCCTGCTGCACCGGCTCGCCGACGGCCCGGACGGGCCGGGCGGGCCGGTGGACTGGCCGGACGTCTTGGCCTACGCCGCCCGCGCGGCGGCCCTGACCTGCACCCGGGCGGGCGCGGAGCCGCCGTACGCGGCGGAGCTCTGA
- a CDS encoding Rieske (2Fe-2S) protein, which translates to MPAPQSAARRTVLKGAAALAGAAGGAVTLAACSTATNSGGNTPATPTAPVDLGAAADVPVGGAKLYREKKLIVSCPAEGRYAAFSAQCTHAGCVLDKIVEGEGNCPCHGSRFDVTTGKVLKGPATDPLPAVPVKAENGRLVAG; encoded by the coding sequence ATGCCCGCGCCGCAGTCAGCCGCCCGCCGTACCGTCCTCAAGGGCGCCGCCGCGCTCGCCGGGGCCGCCGGCGGCGCGGTGACGCTCGCGGCCTGCTCCACGGCGACCAACAGCGGGGGCAACACCCCCGCGACCCCGACCGCACCGGTGGACCTGGGCGCCGCGGCCGACGTCCCGGTGGGCGGCGCGAAGCTCTACCGGGAGAAGAAGCTGATCGTCAGCTGCCCGGCGGAGGGCCGGTACGCGGCGTTCAGCGCCCAGTGCACGCACGCCGGCTGCGTCCTGGACAAGATCGTCGAAGGCGAGGGCAACTGCCCCTGCCACGGCAGCCGCTTCGACGTGACCACCGGCAAGGTCCTCAAGGGGCCCGCCACCGACCCGCTGCCCGCCGTCCCGGTCAAGGCGGAGAACGGCAGGCTCGTCGCGGGCTGA
- a CDS encoding papain-like cysteine protease family protein, whose amino-acid sequence MRNRNRRLSPAALLTVLLLALSAGTATAADAGSDTASAALASKRLNITMQAQAKTNWCWAAGGNTIATWFGRTYSQNQFCNAAFNRQQGTDCPNNQATLGNVQTGLRWAGINPGSYVNGWLQYSTVQTEINANRPIETRIQWSGGGGHMHVVYGYDTASNWVYWGDPWPSSDRYNWASHAWYVNNNTFSWTHSLYRIGA is encoded by the coding sequence ATGCGCAACCGAAACCGGCGGCTTTCCCCGGCCGCCCTCCTCACCGTCCTGCTCCTCGCCCTGTCCGCCGGCACCGCCACCGCCGCCGATGCCGGCTCGGACACCGCGAGCGCAGCCCTCGCCTCCAAGCGGCTGAACATCACCATGCAGGCGCAGGCCAAGACCAACTGGTGCTGGGCCGCGGGCGGCAACACCATCGCCACCTGGTTCGGCCGCACCTACAGCCAGAACCAGTTCTGCAACGCCGCCTTCAACCGCCAGCAGGGCACCGACTGCCCCAACAACCAGGCCACTCTCGGCAACGTCCAGACCGGGCTGCGCTGGGCGGGCATCAACCCCGGCTCGTACGTGAACGGCTGGCTCCAGTACTCCACCGTCCAGACCGAGATCAACGCCAACCGCCCGATCGAGACCCGGATCCAGTGGTCGGGCGGCGGCGGCCACATGCACGTCGTCTACGGCTACGACACCGCGAGCAACTGGGTCTACTGGGGAGACCCCTGGCCCTCCAGCGACCGCTACAACTGGGCCTCGCACGCCTGGTACGTCAACAACAACACCTTCTCCTGGACCCACTCGCTCTACCGGATCGGGGCGTGA
- the uvrC gene encoding excinuclease ABC subunit UvrC: protein MADPSSYRPKPGQIPDSPGVYKFRDEHRRVIYVGKAKSLRQRLASYFQDVAGLHPRTATMVTTAASVEWTVVSTEVEALQLEYSWIKEFDPRFNVKYRDDKSYPSLAVTLNEEYPRVQVMRGPKKKGVRYFGPYGHAWAIRETVDLMLRVFPVRTCSAGVFKRSAQIGRPCLLGYIGKCSAPCVGRVTPEEHRELAEDFCDFMAGRTGTYLSRLEKEMHIAAEDMEYEKAARLRDDIGALRRAMEKNAVVLADATDADLIAVAEDELEAAVQIFHVRGGRVRGQRGWVTDKVEAVDTAGLVEHALQQLYGEEKGEAVPKEVLVPALPEDTPALNQWLADRRGSQVSLRIPQRGDKKALMETVHRNALQSLALHKTRRASDLTTRSRALEEIAQALELDSAPLRIECFDISHLQGDDVVASMVVFEDGLARKGEYRRFQIKSFEGQDDVRSMHEVVSRRFRRYLQEKLKTGEWEAEDGQAPEEDDGRPKRFAYPPQLIVVDGGQPQVAAAKRALEELGVDDVAVCGLAKRLEEVWLPGEDDPVVLPRTSEGLYLLQRVRDEAHRFAIQYQRNKRGKRLKSGPLDVVPGLGESRKQALIKHFGSVKKLRQATIDQICEVPGIGRKTAETVAAALAQAVPAGPAVNTATGEIIEDETPAPAGASSERGTEQ, encoded by the coding sequence ATGGCCGACCCTTCCAGTTACCGCCCCAAGCCGGGACAGATCCCCGACTCCCCGGGGGTCTACAAGTTCCGTGACGAGCACCGCCGGGTGATCTACGTCGGGAAGGCCAAGAGCCTGCGCCAGCGCCTGGCCAGCTACTTCCAGGACGTCGCCGGCCTGCATCCCCGTACCGCCACCATGGTGACCACGGCCGCCTCCGTCGAGTGGACCGTGGTCTCCACCGAGGTCGAGGCGCTCCAGCTGGAGTACTCGTGGATCAAGGAGTTCGACCCCCGGTTCAACGTCAAGTACCGGGACGACAAGAGCTACCCCTCGCTCGCCGTCACCCTCAATGAGGAGTACCCGCGGGTCCAGGTCATGCGCGGGCCCAAGAAGAAGGGCGTGCGCTACTTCGGTCCGTACGGGCACGCCTGGGCCATCCGCGAGACCGTCGACCTGATGCTGCGGGTGTTCCCGGTACGGACGTGCTCCGCGGGAGTGTTCAAGCGCTCCGCCCAGATCGGCCGGCCTTGCCTGCTCGGCTACATCGGCAAGTGCTCCGCGCCCTGCGTCGGCCGGGTCACCCCCGAGGAGCACCGCGAACTGGCCGAGGACTTCTGCGACTTCATGGCCGGCCGCACCGGCACCTACCTCTCCCGGCTGGAGAAGGAGATGCACATCGCGGCCGAGGACATGGAGTACGAGAAGGCCGCCCGGCTGCGCGACGACATCGGGGCGCTGCGCCGGGCCATGGAGAAGAACGCCGTGGTGCTCGCCGACGCCACCGACGCCGACCTGATCGCGGTCGCCGAGGACGAGCTCGAGGCCGCGGTGCAGATCTTCCACGTCCGCGGCGGCCGGGTCCGCGGCCAGCGCGGCTGGGTCACCGACAAGGTCGAGGCCGTCGACACGGCCGGGCTCGTCGAGCACGCCCTCCAGCAGCTGTACGGCGAGGAGAAGGGCGAGGCGGTCCCCAAGGAGGTGCTGGTCCCGGCGCTCCCCGAGGACACGCCCGCGCTGAACCAGTGGCTCGCCGACCGCCGGGGGTCCCAGGTCAGCCTGCGGATACCGCAGCGCGGCGACAAGAAGGCCCTGATGGAGACCGTCCACCGCAACGCGCTGCAGTCCCTCGCCCTGCACAAGACCAGGCGCGCCAGCGACCTCACCACCCGCTCGCGGGCCCTGGAGGAGATCGCACAGGCCCTGGAGCTCGACAGCGCCCCGCTGCGCATCGAGTGCTTCGACATCTCCCACCTCCAGGGCGACGACGTCGTCGCCTCGATGGTGGTCTTCGAGGACGGGCTGGCCCGCAAGGGCGAGTACCGGCGCTTCCAGATCAAGTCCTTCGAGGGGCAGGACGACGTCCGCTCCATGCACGAGGTGGTCTCCCGGCGCTTCCGCCGCTACCTCCAGGAGAAGCTGAAGACGGGCGAGTGGGAGGCCGAGGACGGCCAGGCCCCGGAGGAGGACGACGGGCGCCCCAAGCGCTTCGCGTACCCGCCCCAGCTCATCGTGGTCGACGGCGGGCAGCCGCAGGTCGCCGCCGCCAAGCGCGCCCTGGAGGAGCTCGGGGTCGACGACGTCGCCGTGTGCGGCCTGGCCAAGCGCCTGGAGGAGGTCTGGCTGCCCGGCGAGGACGACCCCGTCGTGCTGCCCCGCACCAGCGAGGGCCTCTACCTGCTCCAGCGGGTGCGTGACGAAGCCCACCGGTTCGCCATCCAGTACCAGCGCAACAAGCGCGGCAAGCGCTTGAAGTCCGGCCCGCTGGACGTGGTGCCCGGCCTCGGCGAGAGCCGCAAGCAGGCCCTGATCAAGCACTTCGGTTCGGTGAAGAAGCTGAGACAGGCGACAATCGACCAGATCTGCGAGGTCCCGGGCATAGGCCGGAAGACGGCCGAGACGGTGGCCGCGGCCCTCGCCCAGGCGGTTCCCGCTGGTCCTGCCGTCAACACGGCGACAGGAGAGATCATTGAGGATGAGACCCCCGCGCCCGCGGGAGCATCGTCCGAACGGGGGACCGAGCAATGA
- the rapZ gene encoding RNase adapter RapZ: protein MTEHETTHDRDGAQVSTGTTVEPGETAEAAIPELVIISGMSGAGRSTAAKCLEDLGWFVVDNLPPALIPTMVELGARSQGNVARIAVVVDVRGRQFFDALRESLADLDSKGVTRRIVFLESSDDALVRRFESVRRPHPLQGDGRITDGIAAERDLLRELRGDADLVIDTSSLNVHELRAKMDAQFAGDEEPELRATVMSFGYKYGLPVDADLVVDCRFIPNPHWVPELRPFTGLNEEVSGYVFSQPGAKEFLDRYTELLQLIATGYRREGKRYVTIAVGCTGGKHRSVAMSEKLAARLASEGVETVVVHRDMGRE from the coding sequence ATGACCGAGCACGAGACCACGCACGACCGAGACGGAGCACAGGTGAGTACGGGCACGACAGTGGAGCCCGGCGAGACCGCCGAGGCGGCCATCCCCGAGCTGGTGATCATCTCCGGTATGTCCGGGGCCGGCCGCAGTACGGCGGCCAAGTGTCTGGAGGACCTCGGCTGGTTCGTCGTCGACAACCTCCCGCCGGCCCTGATCCCGACCATGGTGGAGCTCGGCGCCCGCTCCCAGGGCAACGTGGCGCGCATCGCCGTCGTCGTCGACGTCCGCGGCCGGCAGTTCTTCGATGCCCTGCGCGAGTCGCTCGCCGACCTCGACAGCAAGGGCGTCACCCGCCGCATCGTCTTCCTGGAGTCCTCCGACGACGCGCTGGTCCGCCGCTTCGAGTCGGTCCGCCGCCCGCACCCGCTCCAGGGCGACGGGCGCATCACCGACGGCATCGCCGCCGAGCGCGACCTGCTGCGCGAGCTGCGCGGCGACGCCGACCTGGTGATCGACACCTCCAGCCTGAACGTGCACGAGCTGCGCGCGAAGATGGACGCCCAGTTCGCCGGGGACGAGGAGCCCGAGCTGCGGGCCACCGTCATGTCCTTCGGCTACAAGTACGGCCTCCCCGTCGACGCCGACCTCGTCGTCGACTGCCGCTTCATCCCCAACCCGCACTGGGTGCCGGAGCTGCGCCCCTTCACCGGGCTCAACGAGGAGGTGTCGGGGTACGTCTTCAGCCAGCCCGGCGCCAAGGAGTTCCTCGACCGCTACACCGAGCTGCTCCAGCTCATCGCCACCGGCTACCGCCGCGAGGGCAAGCGGTACGTGACCATCGCGGTCGGGTGCACGGGCGGCAAGCACCGCAGCGTGGCCATGTCCGAGAAGCTCGCCGCCCGCCTCGCCTCCGAGGGAGTCGAGACCGTCGTAGTCCACCGGGACATGGGGCGCGAGTGA
- a CDS encoding gluconeogenesis factor YvcK family protein produces MTARTPRLSRLRRLTPGRGEDGVGRSGRSGRRRGATPKVVALGGGQGLSASLAALRRITGDLTAVVTVADDGGSSGRLREELGVLPPGDLRKALAALCGDDDWGQTWARVIQHRFQSEGDLHGHAVGNLLIVALWEQLGDPVQALDLVGRLLGAQGRVLPMSAVPLELQALVRGHDPARPEDVDTVRGQATVALTPGEVLSVQVVPGDPPAVPEAVAAVLDADWVVLGPGSWFSSVIPHLLVPELLDALVETKARRVLSLNLAPQPGETEGFSPQRHLEVLARHAPKLALDVVLADEAAVPDRESLADAAKRFGAAVELAPVARQDGSPKHDPELLAAAYDRIFRMHGRIGPWR; encoded by the coding sequence GTGACCGCACGGACCCCGCGGCTGAGCCGCCTGCGCCGCCTCACCCCGGGACGGGGCGAGGACGGAGTGGGCCGCTCCGGCCGCTCCGGCCGCCGGCGCGGCGCCACGCCCAAGGTGGTGGCGCTCGGCGGCGGCCAGGGCCTGTCGGCCTCCCTCGCCGCCCTGCGCCGGATCACCGGTGACCTCACCGCCGTGGTCACCGTCGCCGACGACGGCGGCTCCAGCGGCCGGCTCCGGGAGGAGCTCGGCGTGCTGCCGCCCGGCGATCTGCGCAAGGCGCTGGCCGCGCTGTGCGGGGACGACGACTGGGGCCAGACCTGGGCCCGGGTCATCCAGCACCGCTTCCAGTCCGAGGGCGACCTGCACGGGCACGCCGTCGGCAACCTGCTGATCGTCGCCCTGTGGGAACAGCTCGGCGACCCCGTCCAGGCCCTCGACCTGGTCGGCAGGCTGCTCGGGGCACAAGGCCGCGTCCTGCCGATGTCGGCGGTGCCCCTGGAGCTCCAGGCCCTGGTCAGGGGGCACGACCCGGCCCGCCCCGAGGACGTGGACACCGTCCGCGGGCAGGCCACGGTGGCGCTGACCCCGGGCGAGGTGCTCTCCGTGCAGGTCGTGCCGGGCGACCCGCCGGCCGTGCCGGAGGCCGTCGCGGCGGTCCTGGACGCCGACTGGGTGGTCCTCGGCCCGGGGTCCTGGTTCTCCTCCGTCATCCCGCACCTGCTGGTGCCGGAACTGCTGGACGCGCTGGTCGAGACGAAGGCCCGGCGGGTCCTCTCGCTGAACCTCGCGCCGCAGCCCGGAGAAACAGAGGGCTTCTCTCCGCAGCGTCATTTGGAGGTTTTGGCCCGACACGCCCCTAAACTCGCCCTGGACGTGGTGCTGGCCGACGAGGCCGCCGTGCCCGACCGCGAGTCCCTCGCCGATGCCGCGAAACGGTTCGGTGCCGCGGTCGAGCTGGCGCCCGTGGCCAGGCAGGACGGCTCTCCGAAGCACGATCCGGAGCTGCTGGCCGCCGCGTACGACCGTATTTTTCGGATGCATGGAAGGATCGGCCCATGGCGATGA